The proteins below are encoded in one region of Leptospira hartskeerlii:
- the mdoH gene encoding glucans biosynthesis glucosyltransferase MdoH — translation MNVETFPTSIPEPEGILKEAFDSRKFTYRRLGFVGVLGLLSLFGIYLEYRFLLINGISPLEWATLLLFCFLFPLLAFGATTAIFGTIQRIRGGDPTRISGLIARQTASPMELPPTAVVIPIHCEDVARVTAGLESMMKSAASIGLRENLDFFLLSDTTDPDIWLQEEKAFSKLSRKPETKGRVYYRKRRINLNKKSGNIADFCRRWGRRYRYMIVLDADSLVTGDCMLNLIRLMEAVPNAGIIQTVPKIIRGKSLFQRLAQFGTWLGNPIFGAGSYYWQVFSGPFWGHNAIVRLKPFMEHCGLPGLPGEGAIGGKILSHDTVEAALIRKAGYTVWFAYDLEGSYEECPPNLLESLKRDNRWCQGNLQHFWFLFVGGLRISSRIHILLGILSYASSLLWALLLVATSFTVMADTDYYRLASIPEEWAQFQESMYLPVFYGLQIYTILILFMPRILSFLDGLFFRRKESGIGFFSFIISFLVEFIQSVILAPAYMVQYTRFLWMTFWNRKIEWGPQNRDSSQGIDRMAAARALLPQAFYGTGISIWLFVYYPVLFYWLLPITGGWLLSYFWGVWTSSSKQGELWKKRGFLLTPEETKTNTLLSDTENLEKEYSEFLQGMESGRGIFLSVVDPLLFRFHTSRLRSRKKESDARKRYMDVLVSNWKESGPDSLNSKEMNRLLWDKRTLNDLHFWFWETDLSKIHPWWKERFLEYQTRIRKEQIVSWFK, via the coding sequence ATGAATGTAGAAACTTTTCCGACAAGTATACCGGAGCCGGAAGGTATTCTAAAAGAAGCATTCGATTCTAGGAAATTTACGTATAGAAGATTGGGATTCGTTGGAGTTTTAGGACTTCTATCCTTATTCGGTATTTATTTAGAATATCGTTTTCTTCTAATAAACGGTATCTCTCCATTGGAATGGGCGACCTTGTTGCTCTTCTGCTTTTTATTTCCTCTATTGGCGTTCGGGGCCACTACTGCGATTTTCGGAACGATCCAAAGAATTAGGGGAGGAGATCCTACACGTATCTCAGGATTGATTGCAAGACAAACTGCAAGCCCGATGGAACTCCCACCAACCGCTGTAGTCATTCCGATCCATTGCGAAGATGTGGCTCGTGTCACTGCAGGTTTAGAATCCATGATGAAGTCCGCTGCTTCGATTGGCCTGAGGGAAAACCTAGACTTCTTCTTATTATCCGATACCACAGATCCGGATATTTGGCTCCAAGAGGAGAAAGCATTTTCCAAACTTTCCAGGAAACCTGAAACAAAGGGGAGGGTATATTACAGAAAGAGAAGGATTAACCTAAACAAAAAGTCGGGGAATATCGCGGACTTTTGTAGAAGATGGGGAAGACGTTATAGATACATGATCGTATTGGACGCAGACAGTTTAGTAACCGGCGATTGTATGCTGAACTTGATCCGTCTCATGGAAGCGGTGCCTAACGCAGGTATTATACAAACCGTTCCTAAGATCATCCGAGGTAAAAGTTTATTCCAAAGATTGGCGCAATTCGGGACCTGGCTGGGCAATCCTATATTTGGTGCAGGCTCTTATTATTGGCAGGTGTTTTCCGGTCCTTTCTGGGGTCACAATGCAATCGTAAGATTAAAACCTTTTATGGAACATTGTGGACTTCCTGGTTTGCCAGGAGAAGGAGCCATAGGAGGAAAGATCCTCTCTCATGATACTGTAGAAGCTGCATTAATTAGAAAAGCTGGATATACTGTTTGGTTTGCTTACGATCTGGAAGGTTCTTATGAGGAATGTCCTCCTAATCTTCTGGAGAGTCTGAAAAGAGATAATCGCTGGTGTCAGGGAAACTTGCAACATTTCTGGTTTTTATTCGTAGGTGGACTAAGGATTTCCAGTAGGATCCATATTTTGTTAGGGATTTTGTCTTACGCGAGTTCTCTTCTTTGGGCGTTATTACTTGTTGCGACTAGTTTTACGGTCATGGCGGATACTGATTATTACCGTTTGGCCTCTATTCCGGAAGAATGGGCCCAATTTCAGGAAAGTATGTATCTTCCTGTGTTTTATGGATTACAGATTTATACTATTCTAATATTGTTCATGCCTCGGATACTTTCCTTTTTGGACGGTTTATTCTTTCGTAGAAAGGAAAGTGGGATCGGATTTTTCTCCTTTATTATTTCCTTTTTGGTAGAGTTTATCCAATCGGTGATCTTGGCCCCTGCTTATATGGTCCAATACACCAGATTCCTTTGGATGACTTTCTGGAATAGAAAGATAGAGTGGGGACCTCAAAATAGGGACTCTTCTCAGGGGATTGATAGAATGGCAGCTGCTCGCGCCTTACTTCCTCAAGCATTTTATGGTACAGGAATTTCTATCTGGCTATTCGTATATTATCCTGTACTTTTTTACTGGTTATTACCGATAACAGGCGGTTGGCTTCTTTCTTATTTTTGGGGAGTATGGACTTCTTCTTCTAAACAAGGAGAACTTTGGAAAAAGAGAGGATTCCTTTTAACCCCGGAAGAAACCAAGACGAATACTCTTTTGTCGGATACTGAAAATTTGGAAAAAGAATATTCTGAGTTCTTACAAGGAATGGAATCCGGCAGAGGGATTTTTCTTTCTGTTGTAGATCCTCTTCTATTTCGTTTTCATACGTCTCGTTTGAGGAGCAGAAAAAAAGAATCAGATGCACGTAAAAGATATATGGATGTTCTTGTTTCTAATTGGAAAGAATCCGGTCCTGACTCTTTGAATTCCAAGGAGATGAATCGTCTACTTTGGGACAAACGGACTTTGAACGATCTTCATTTCTGGTTTTGGGAAACGGATCTTTCTAAAATTCACCCTTGGTGGAAGGAAAGATTTTTAGAATACCAAACCAGGATCCGAAAAGAACAGATCGTCTCCTGGTTTAAGTAG
- the cfa gene encoding cyclopropane fatty acyl phospholipid synthase has product MWKEKVRGKVEELFAKAGVSFGGNADWDIQVKDDRLFEKIFSNGSLGLGEAYMNGWFECGRFDETVRRLLDKGIEKATKTWGNLFLYIESVILNRQSKRRAFVIGERHYDLGNDLFELMLDKEMVYSCAYWKNANSLDEAQENKMDLICKKLDLQPGMKVLDIGCGWGGLARHAAKEYGAEVFGISVSKEQLALAEERSKNLKVKYELMDYRDVKGNFDSILSVGQMEHVGYKNYRTYMEIVYKSLKEKGLFLLHTIGSNDSNKVTDRWIEKYIFPNSHLPSAAQITKASENLFVLEDLHNFGPDYDKTLMAWYNNFEEGWDQIQKKYGERFRRMWEFYLLSCAGAFRSRKIQLWQFVFSKGDREEIYQAVR; this is encoded by the coding sequence GGAAAGAAAAAGTCCGCGGTAAGGTAGAAGAATTATTTGCAAAGGCAGGAGTCAGCTTCGGAGGAAATGCAGATTGGGACATCCAAGTAAAGGATGATAGACTTTTCGAAAAAATATTCAGCAATGGCTCTCTTGGTCTTGGGGAAGCTTATATGAATGGATGGTTCGAATGCGGAAGATTTGACGAAACAGTCAGAAGATTATTGGATAAAGGAATTGAAAAAGCCACCAAAACTTGGGGAAATCTATTTCTATATATAGAATCCGTAATATTAAACCGCCAATCTAAAAGAAGAGCGTTCGTAATCGGAGAAAGACATTACGATCTTGGGAACGATCTATTCGAACTAATGTTAGACAAGGAAATGGTCTATTCTTGTGCATATTGGAAGAATGCAAATTCTTTAGATGAAGCTCAGGAAAACAAAATGGACCTGATTTGCAAAAAGTTGGACCTCCAACCGGGAATGAAGGTCTTGGATATAGGATGCGGTTGGGGAGGCTTAGCCAGACATGCAGCCAAAGAATACGGTGCAGAAGTATTCGGGATCAGCGTTTCCAAAGAACAACTAGCGCTCGCGGAAGAAAGATCCAAAAATTTAAAAGTAAAATACGAATTGATGGACTATCGAGATGTAAAGGGCAATTTCGATTCTATTCTTTCCGTTGGCCAAATGGAACATGTGGGTTATAAAAACTACAGAACCTATATGGAAATAGTATATAAATCTCTCAAAGAGAAGGGATTATTCTTACTTCATACAATAGGCTCTAACGATTCTAATAAGGTTACGGATAGATGGATCGAAAAGTATATCTTTCCAAATTCTCATCTTCCTTCTGCGGCTCAGATCACAAAGGCGAGCGAGAATCTATTCGTATTGGAAGATCTTCATAACTTCGGTCCTGACTATGATAAAACACTCATGGCTTGGTATAATAATTTCGAGGAAGGATGGGATCAGATCCAGAAAAAATACGGAGAAAGATTCAGACGTATGTGGGAATTTTATCTTTTAAGCTGTGCGGGAGCGTTTCGTTCCAGAAAGATCCAGCTTTGGCAGTTTGTATTTTCGAAAGGAGATAGAGAGGAGATCTATCAGGCAGTGAGATAA
- a CDS encoding glucan biosynthesis protein: protein MLRLHIILAFVATALLFAVADRQQRRDREEPDFSSSPLLSVMEGEISDHNTHPTFKFSFSDLKGRARALSKQRYIPPKHSTTDFLKGLPWNQYKNIFFRPEKSVWKKEGNPFQLQFLHPGHLYNTNVRVFEVRGDFAREIPYDPSSFDLSKLKGVGELPPNLGYSGFKIHFPINTQEHTDEFAVFQGASYYRIISKKQWYGLSARGIAVNTGLPYPEDFPSFREFYVVKPDKTDSTITVYALLDGRTAAGAYEFQITPGKVSAVKVNAEVILRTKVDRLGIAPLTSMYWYSETRGIPKGQAYPESHDSDGLLIHSGKGEWIWRPLDNPKRSTTYSFSDENPRGFGLIQRDREFQNYQHSEMKYQLRPSAWVEPEIPFGKGSVHLLENPTIQDSDDNMGAYWMPDPLPQPGTPFDFSYTVRWPDTDPLPDSMARVVATRIGDAQGDPDLKMFYVDFKSSNLSSLDPFAYIQARIDTGENAELSEYSVQKIEETGVWRLTFGVYPKNKFKASDLKAALSRNQEIISETWNFVLEPN from the coding sequence TTGTTACGTTTGCATATAATTCTGGCGTTTGTCGCAACAGCCTTGCTCTTTGCCGTCGCAGATAGGCAGCAAAGGCGGGACAGAGAAGAACCTGATTTCTCTTCTTCTCCATTACTAAGTGTGATGGAGGGAGAAATTTCCGACCACAACACTCATCCTACATTCAAGTTCTCATTTTCGGATCTTAAGGGAAGAGCTAGAGCATTATCTAAACAACGTTACATTCCACCGAAACATTCCACTACGGACTTTTTGAAAGGTTTACCTTGGAACCAGTACAAGAATATTTTTTTTCGTCCTGAAAAATCGGTTTGGAAGAAGGAAGGAAATCCTTTCCAGCTACAGTTCTTACATCCGGGACATTTATATAATACGAATGTAAGAGTGTTCGAAGTAAGAGGCGACTTTGCAAGAGAGATTCCTTACGATCCTTCTTCCTTTGATCTATCTAAACTAAAAGGAGTGGGAGAGCTTCCGCCTAACTTAGGTTATTCTGGATTTAAGATCCATTTTCCGATCAATACGCAAGAGCATACTGACGAGTTTGCGGTTTTCCAAGGCGCAAGTTATTATAGGATCATTTCTAAAAAACAATGGTATGGTCTTTCTGCCAGAGGGATCGCAGTAAACACAGGTCTGCCTTATCCGGAAGACTTTCCTTCCTTTCGGGAATTTTACGTAGTTAAGCCGGACAAGACCGACTCTACGATCACAGTTTACGCTCTTCTGGATGGAAGAACTGCAGCAGGCGCGTATGAGTTCCAGATTACTCCTGGAAAAGTTTCCGCTGTAAAAGTAAATGCTGAGGTAATTCTTAGAACCAAGGTAGACCGTCTCGGGATCGCTCCTTTGACCAGTATGTATTGGTATAGCGAGACAAGGGGAATTCCAAAGGGACAGGCTTATCCTGAATCCCATGATTCGGATGGATTATTGATCCATTCCGGAAAAGGAGAATGGATCTGGAGGCCGCTCGATAATCCGAAGCGTAGCACAACGTATTCTTTCTCTGATGAAAATCCGAGAGGATTCGGTCTTATCCAAAGAGATAGAGAATTCCAAAATTACCAACATAGCGAAATGAAATATCAACTCAGGCCAAGCGCATGGGTGGAGCCTGAAATTCCTTTTGGAAAAGGATCTGTTCATCTTTTGGAAAATCCGACAATCCAAGATTCGGACGATAATATGGGAGCTTACTGGATGCCTGATCCTCTTCCACAGCCTGGGACTCCATTCGATTTTTCTTATACAGTTCGTTGGCCGGATACTGATCCTCTTCCTGACTCCATGGCAAGAGTGGTCGCTACTCGGATCGGAGACGCACAAGGAGATCCTGATCTGAAAATGTTCTATGTGGATTTCAAAAGTTCTAATTTAAGTTCCTTGGATCCATTCGCATATATTCAGGCAAGAATTGATACGGGAGAAAATGCGGAATTATCCGAATATTCCGTTCAAAAGATAGAAGAGACCGGAGTATGGAGATTAACCTTCGGAGTGTATCCTAAAAATAAATTTAAGGCTTCCGACCTAAAAGCAGCATTGAGCAGAAACCAAGAAATCATTTCTGAAACCTGGAATTTCGTACTTGAGCCGAACTAG
- the gltB gene encoding glutamate synthase large subunit: MLNLDEQLRIQKYLEENGLYDKSFERDNCGVGFVASYKGESNHRVVSMGLKAVACLTHRGAVDADMQTGDGAGIMIRIPKKLFAKYIEEMGHRRPDEDSIGVGMVFLPREDIDKQDVCRSLIESALMQFNFKLYAWRYVPVNPEVLGPKANASRPQIEQVLIGKPDGMSNDDFETKLFLIQKKVMRDALKLSMSEDFYICSFSSERITFKGLFNGNQVSQFYEDLKSEEMVSPYCIFHQRYSTNTFPSWALAQPFRILAHNGEINTIVGNRIWMLAREEELACEKWGEFQKEIHPIIRPHLSDSASLDNAMEAIVRSGKDVLHAKAMLIPNAWSKNVQMSEGLKSFYEYNNTLTEPWDGPAALAFAEGDWIGGSLDRNGLRPARYVVTEDGLVVMGSETGLVHIDEEIITKKGRLGPGDMLAVNLKEGKIYFNEDINTLFEKKYDYREWSKENVEYLDQTIDESIAKTITYSGDELRRRQILFAYSPYKQKAVIKPQAIAGKEAIGSMGDDTPLSILMLSRIGLYTYFRQRFAQVTNPPIDYLREKGVTSLYTRLVKKTNLFADEKPQNCLVLSHPYLTNLGLQRIRDKDGKQYKVVTLDATFEAHHEPDAARNYLELALDQLLADAVKAAESGVNILILSDKKLNKDRAPIPMELAVAAVHNHLIRNKKRAATSILVETGSAFEIHNVAVLLGYGASGVNSYLIWDTLHDLWTKGDFDAEDGTRPSFASLCTNYRAGVDDGLLKIMSKMGISIMSSYVGGQVFEAIGLSRTLISKYFPGTYSRISGIGIGGIEQNILRNHDSAFNKEINPEDFISEKDDQPHRWSPKVVKFIRKAAVDNDYEAFLEASKLMEESDPINIRDLFDFVDRSPVPIEEVETVSEIQKRFLTPGMSHGALSIEAHTDLAIAMNRLGSKSSSGEGGEHPSRYVVDEKGDLANSSIKQVASGRFGVTSEYLNSAKELEIKIAQGAKPGEGGQLPGKKNNEEIATNRHTPQGIDLISPPPHHDIYSIEDLSQLIYDLKQANHTAQVSVKLVSEAGVGTIAAGVAKANADVILISGHVGGTGAASLTSIKHAGSPWELGLSETHQVLVMNGLRDRVVLRTDGGIVSGRDVIIAACLGAEEYGIGTASLVALGCIMARKCHLNNCPTGIATQDPKFRAKYKGSPDQVATLMTLLAMEVREYLAKLGFRSMDEIIGRTDLLKQITRYEQDRLDSLDLNPILVRLPLLYDPKKKKDRFVRRESVGEVLDDRILKDAEPALEGKTSMSLSYSVKNTNRTVGAKVSGIIARKYGAKGLPGKLEIILEGTAGQSLGAWLVKGVQITLHGDANDYVGKGLCGGTIVVRKHRRSKLNAYENVIIGNTCLYGATSGKLFSSGRAGERFGVRNSGADAVVGGAGDHFLEYMTSGTIVCLGTVGKNMGAGMTGGKAYFFQKNWELEPLINKEYVKIVDLENEDYDIIKSLITEHTKLTGSELSEEILKTWDASKKYFVKVTPK; the protein is encoded by the coding sequence ATGTTAAACCTTGACGAACAGTTGCGGATCCAAAAGTACTTGGAGGAAAACGGTCTATACGACAAGTCCTTCGAGCGCGATAACTGCGGAGTAGGCTTCGTCGCTTCTTATAAGGGCGAGTCCAATCACCGAGTTGTATCAATGGGTTTGAAGGCGGTCGCATGCCTTACCCACCGCGGAGCCGTAGATGCAGATATGCAAACCGGAGACGGCGCCGGGATCATGATCCGTATCCCTAAGAAACTGTTCGCGAAGTACATCGAGGAGATGGGTCATAGACGCCCTGACGAAGATTCCATCGGTGTGGGGATGGTGTTCCTACCAAGAGAGGACATAGACAAACAAGATGTTTGCCGTAGCCTCATTGAATCAGCACTTATGCAATTCAACTTCAAGCTTTATGCTTGGAGATATGTTCCCGTAAATCCTGAGGTTTTAGGACCTAAGGCGAACGCTTCTCGTCCTCAGATCGAACAAGTATTGATCGGAAAACCGGACGGGATGTCCAACGACGATTTCGAGACTAAATTATTCCTGATCCAAAAGAAAGTGATGAGGGACGCTCTTAAACTTTCCATGAGCGAGGACTTCTATATTTGTTCCTTCTCATCCGAAAGGATCACTTTTAAAGGATTATTCAACGGGAACCAGGTCTCTCAATTTTATGAGGATCTAAAAAGTGAGGAGATGGTTTCTCCTTATTGTATCTTCCACCAGAGATATTCTACGAACACTTTCCCAAGTTGGGCATTAGCACAACCTTTCCGTATTCTTGCTCATAACGGAGAGATCAATACAATCGTAGGAAACAGGATTTGGATGCTCGCGAGAGAAGAAGAACTTGCCTGCGAAAAATGGGGAGAGTTCCAAAAAGAGATCCATCCGATCATCAGACCTCATTTATCCGACTCGGCAAGTTTGGACAACGCAATGGAAGCGATTGTACGTTCCGGGAAGGACGTTCTTCATGCCAAAGCGATGTTGATCCCAAATGCATGGAGTAAAAACGTTCAGATGTCCGAAGGACTGAAATCGTTTTACGAATACAATAACACTTTGACTGAACCATGGGACGGACCGGCTGCACTTGCTTTCGCAGAAGGCGACTGGATCGGCGGAAGTTTGGACAGAAACGGACTTCGTCCTGCAAGATATGTTGTGACCGAAGACGGACTAGTTGTTATGGGTTCCGAAACTGGACTCGTTCATATAGACGAAGAGATCATCACCAAAAAAGGAAGATTGGGTCCTGGTGATATGCTCGCGGTCAACTTGAAAGAAGGAAAAATCTATTTCAACGAAGACATCAATACTCTATTCGAGAAAAAATACGATTATAGAGAATGGTCTAAAGAGAATGTTGAGTATCTGGACCAAACTATTGATGAGTCCATCGCTAAAACTATAACTTATAGCGGAGATGAACTAAGAAGAAGACAGATTTTATTCGCATATTCTCCATACAAACAAAAAGCGGTGATTAAACCTCAGGCGATCGCAGGAAAAGAAGCGATCGGTTCCATGGGGGATGATACTCCTTTGTCAATACTTATGCTCTCTCGCATCGGATTGTATACATACTTCCGCCAGAGATTTGCGCAGGTTACAAATCCGCCGATCGATTATCTAAGGGAGAAGGGAGTAACTTCTCTTTATACTCGTCTTGTTAAGAAGACAAATCTTTTCGCAGACGAAAAACCTCAGAACTGTCTAGTACTTTCTCATCCTTACCTGACTAATCTTGGATTACAAAGGATCAGGGATAAGGACGGAAAACAATACAAGGTAGTTACCTTAGACGCGACTTTCGAAGCTCATCATGAGCCTGACGCGGCGCGAAATTATCTAGAACTCGCATTGGATCAGTTGCTTGCGGATGCAGTGAAAGCTGCAGAATCCGGAGTAAATATCCTGATTCTTTCGGATAAAAAACTGAACAAAGATCGCGCTCCTATTCCTATGGAACTAGCGGTTGCTGCAGTTCATAACCACTTGATCCGTAACAAAAAACGTGCGGCTACGAGCATCCTTGTAGAGACCGGGTCTGCATTCGAAATTCATAATGTGGCAGTTCTACTCGGTTACGGGGCTTCCGGAGTGAACAGTTATCTGATCTGGGATACTCTTCACGACCTATGGACCAAGGGAGATTTCGATGCAGAAGACGGCACTCGTCCTTCTTTTGCTTCTCTTTGCACAAACTATCGTGCGGGAGTGGATGACGGACTTCTGAAAATCATGTCCAAGATGGGAATTTCCATCATGTCTTCCTATGTAGGTGGACAGGTATTCGAAGCAATCGGACTTTCTAGAACTCTGATCTCTAAATATTTCCCGGGAACTTATTCCAGAATTTCGGGAATTGGTATCGGTGGTATAGAACAGAATATTCTACGCAACCACGACTCTGCATTTAACAAAGAGATCAATCCTGAAGACTTTATCTCTGAGAAGGACGATCAGCCTCATAGATGGTCTCCTAAAGTAGTGAAATTCATCCGTAAAGCTGCGGTGGATAATGACTACGAAGCATTCTTAGAAGCTTCTAAATTAATGGAAGAAAGTGATCCGATCAATATCAGAGATCTATTCGATTTCGTAGATCGTTCTCCTGTTCCAATCGAAGAAGTAGAAACAGTTTCCGAGATCCAAAAACGTTTCTTAACTCCAGGCATGAGCCATGGTGCACTTTCTATCGAAGCTCACACTGACCTTGCGATAGCAATGAACCGTTTGGGTTCTAAGTCTTCCTCCGGAGAAGGTGGAGAACATCCATCTCGTTACGTTGTTGATGAGAAGGGAGACTTGGCGAATTCTTCCATCAAACAAGTGGCTTCCGGAAGATTCGGGGTAACTTCAGAATATCTGAACTCTGCAAAAGAATTGGAGATCAAGATCGCTCAAGGAGCAAAACCTGGAGAAGGTGGACAACTTCCAGGTAAGAAGAATAACGAGGAGATCGCGACGAACCGTCATACTCCTCAGGGAATCGATCTGATCTCTCCTCCACCTCACCACGATATTTATTCTATCGAGGACTTGTCGCAGTTGATCTACGACTTGAAACAAGCAAACCATACCGCTCAAGTATCGGTAAAACTGGTATCCGAAGCGGGAGTGGGAACGATTGCTGCAGGCGTTGCGAAAGCTAACGCAGATGTAATCTTGATCTCAGGGCATGTGGGAGGAACCGGAGCGGCTTCTCTTACTTCTATCAAACATGCCGGATCTCCTTGGGAATTAGGTCTTTCTGAAACACATCAAGTTTTAGTAATGAACGGATTGAGAGATAGAGTGGTTCTTCGTACTGACGGTGGTATCGTTTCCGGAAGGGACGTGATCATCGCTGCATGTTTAGGTGCGGAAGAATACGGGATCGGAACTGCTTCTCTTGTAGCATTAGGTTGTATCATGGCAAGAAAATGCCATCTGAACAACTGTCCTACTGGAATTGCTACACAAGATCCTAAGTTTAGAGCGAAATACAAAGGATCTCCTGATCAAGTTGCGACTCTGATGACACTTCTTGCCATGGAAGTTCGAGAGTATCTGGCGAAGTTAGGATTCCGCTCTATGGACGAGATCATAGGAAGAACGGATCTTCTGAAACAGATCACACGTTATGAGCAAGATCGTTTAGATTCTTTGGACTTAAATCCGATCTTAGTTCGTCTTCCTCTTCTTTACGATCCTAAGAAGAAAAAAGACAGATTCGTAAGAAGAGAATCTGTCGGAGAAGTTTTGGACGATCGTATCCTGAAAGATGCGGAGCCTGCGTTAGAAGGAAAAACTTCCATGTCCCTTTCTTATTCCGTGAAGAATACGAACAGAACTGTGGGAGCAAAAGTTTCCGGAATTATCGCACGTAAATACGGAGCTAAAGGTCTTCCTGGAAAACTAGAAATTATTCTCGAAGGAACTGCTGGTCAGTCCTTGGGAGCATGGCTCGTGAAAGGAGTGCAGATCACTCTTCATGGAGATGCAAACGACTATGTAGGAAAAGGACTCTGCGGTGGAACTATCGTGGTCCGCAAGCATAGACGTTCCAAACTAAATGCGTATGAGAATGTGATCATCGGTAATACCTGTCTTTACGGTGCTACTTCCGGAAAACTTTTTAGTTCCGGTAGGGCAGGAGAAAGATTCGGGGTTAGGAACTCCGGAGCGGACGCAGTAGTCGGCGGAGCAGGTGACCACTTCTTAGAATACATGACCAGTGGAACAATCGTTTGTTTGGGAACAGTAGGTAAGAACATGGGTGCCGGTATGACCGGAGGAAAAGCTTACTTCTTCCAAAAAAATTGGGAATTGGAGCCTTTGATCAATAAAGAATATGTAAAAATCGTGGATCTTGAAAATGAAGATTACGATATCATAAAGTCTTTGATTACTGAACACACTAAGTTGACCGGATCCGAACTTTCTGAAGAGATCCTGAAAACTTGGGACGCGTCCAAAAAATATTTCGTAAAAGTTACTCCTAAATAA